In Fulvia fulva chromosome 8, complete sequence, the DNA window TGGAGCATCGTATCATTATTCGATTACATTACGGGCGTAAGTCAAGGCTGGTCATCGCTCGTCATATCCACTTCCTTGCCTCAGATGTACTGCGGCATGAGGTACACATCCGCACAGCTTGCTGGTGCCTCATAGCCCGAGTAATAGCTGATTCTGAAGAACAGCTGTGGTGCCCCATGCCACCAGTCACAGATCAGCCAACCTCCAAACTGATCGTTCTCAGTGCCCACCTGCTCCGGGCTACTGGTCCACTGCAAGCCAGTCTCGTTGATGAAGAAGCCAGTTACATCGTAGCGAGACCCAGTAGCACCAGCGTTCAGCTCCACCGGCTGCCATGCAGAGTAGAACTGTTCGATAGGCACCATAACGAGACCCCAAGGAAAGTCATTGCCGAGATCGAAGAGCTGGTTGGAGTAGGTGGTGCCATTCGCAGTGACATTGGTGAATGCCAGGGATGCATTGCCGAGTGGTGGCTCGTCACTGAAAACGACATCACTCTGTCCGGCACCAACGTGGTAGCCACCGCTGTTGCAGATTAGCTCATGAAGCTCGATCGGGAGCATGACGACTTacaggtaaaggccatcaAAGTCCTGCTTGCTGTAGTCTGCAAGCTTGAGTCTGGTCTGGAGCTTGTATTCTGCCGTCGTGTTGTTGTATGCAGTGGCCACGGCAACGAGTGCCAGGAAGAGGGTGAGGTACTTCATGTTGTCGTCTGGCGTTGTTGAGAGTGCGGTCGGAGTCGCTTGGGCTTGATGGATAGCCTGCTCTTATACCAGACGACGCGAAAAGTACATGTATCTGGACATGTGAGGTAATAGCCTGGGTACGTAGGTGCAATGATGCAAGGCACCACAAGATGCATGTGCGTTTCAAGCTTCGAGATTCGCTTTGTGTTGTGTGAGCGGAAACAGCGGCACGATGCACTTAGGCACTGCAATGGCGCACAAGGACATCAAAGACTAGCAAGAGCGACGTCTATCGAGCAAGCTGACAGTCACTTGATGTCTATCGAGCAAGCTGACTCGTTACATATATCTCGAAGCATGCTGATTATAGTGTGGCCGTCTTCGAGGTAGCAGGCAAGCTGCAGTAGAGGTTCGATAGTGTCGAATGAAGTGCAAGAAAGGCTCCGCGATGCCGCAGCCCGCTATGATACGAGAGGTGGAAGAGGTGGAGTGCATGTGGTACAGGTGAGCACTGAGCACAAATCGATAAAGCGTCGGGAGTGCCTGCCATGCCAGCCTGCCCTGCCAGGGTGAGAAGCGAGGCACATGGCACAGGGGAGCTTGATTCGACCTTCGGGGACAAGTCATCCATCCGCTGTCCGAGCTGACAGTGCGTGATCTCGTGTGACAGTTACAGAGGCATCAAATCGCCACAGCACTACAGCATAGCGAGCTGGACGGACTGAGACGGTCACGGTGGTCAGAAGACGGAGGAGGCGAAACAAAGAAGATGGATGCAAGTGAAAGTGGATTGCCTTTAGTGCGTCACTAGTTCTAGCGCCACTCGTACGGACATCATTACATGTATCACGCACGATTCACAGCACCGCGCGACACGCTCGCGTAACGTTCGTGACCTGCCGGTGGTCCATTACAATTCCCAATGCACCGAGCATGACACCATGGACGACGCCTACCATGTTGCCGACTCGACTGACTGGCTCAACACGCCGCTGAAAGAGCTGTCAAGCCTGGAAAATGCGTTACACTGCCAGATTTGCAAGGAGTTCTACGACACGCCCATGATCACGTCATGTAACCATACCTTTTGCTCGAGATGCATACGAACGTCTCTGTCGGCCGATGGCAAATGTCCCGCATGCCGAGCGGCGGATCAGGCGAACAAGTTGCGCAACAATTGGGCCGTGCAGGAGGTTGTGTCTACTTTCCTGGCCGCGAGACCGACCGCATTGGCTGTGGCGCGGAAAGCGCAGGAAGAGGCAGAAGATGCGCCGAAACGACCTGGCAAACGGAAGCGAGGCACCGCTGCAGACTTGGATGATGGTGACCATGCTGCATCGTCACGGCGAACAACGCGAAGCAAGAGTCGCAGGACAGCAGCTTCGCAAGACTCCCAGCCGGAGACAATCGAGATCGAGGATAGCAATGACGAGGGAGAGGATATCCCGCCGGAGCCAGAGGTGAACGATGGCCTTGTCGAATGTCCTCTCGCTTGTGGAAAGCGCATGAAGGAAGAGCAAGTCTTTGGCCATCTGGACAAATGTGAAGATGAGAaaaagcaagcagctagatCGAAGTCGCGGACACCCTTGACCGGATTCGCCATATCGAGACCATTGTCCAGCCAAAGCACGAGACCACAGGATCGAATAAACGAGCTCAACTATTCCATGATGAAAGAGACAGCCCTCACGAAGAAGATGAAGGAACAAGCTCTACCAGCCTGGGGTAGCAAGCAGCTAATGATAACGAGGCATAAAGAGTGGGTGAATATCTGGAATGCGAATTGCGACTCGAATCATCCACGATCAAGGCGAGAGCTGCTACACGATCTCGATGTCTGGGAACGGACTCAGGGAGGGAAGGCACCGAATGCCTCAGGGCTAAGCAATACCATTATGCGAAAGGACTTTGATGGTTATGCATATTCGCGGAGACACCAGGATGAGTTCAGCAGGCTTATCGCGGATGCAAAGCGCAAGAAGAACAATCCAGCGACGGAACCGGAGAAAGTGAAGGAAGTAGCTATGCTCGATGGGACTGACGAATCGCCGCCGACCAGAAATGGCGACACACACAGCAGTCCTTACTTCCAAGCTCCGGCCGGACAAGTATCAAACGGCAAGACAGTACCTTCACTACGCACAGAGGAGTCTGGCGATCCGACACCATACGCAACACATCCCGAAGCACTAGACTCCATCCGGGCCAAAGTCGACGCCCTCAACCAAGGAAAAGAGATAATCCCCATCATGAACGAAGGCTTCAAGCCTCCACCACCAACCACCTCAACATCAACAACTCCATCGCATCGTCGCACATCTAGCACACCCCAACAACTCGACCCAGCCAGCGTCATGAACAGAATGACAACAGCCGGCACGCCCAGCGAGTCTCCAGGGCCGGCGATCGCAAATCTGAGCCGTCACTCCAGTAGAGACGAGCACTATACGCATCAACATACCGGCTCGCCGTGTGAACTGCCTTCGCATCTGCATAATGATAGTTCAGATCCGAATCCGCCTAGGAAAGTGCCGATGTTTACGGTGCCGCAGCATGGTTTTGATGATATGGATGGAGCGGCGGAGGGACATTGATGTACCGTGAGGTCAATGGGGAGGAGACAGCTTGACCTGTATAGCTGACGATATGACCTTTTCCTGCATCATGGCACAAGAATGTCAACACCCCGGTTCCTTCCTCTGACCACCATATCCCAAGCTACTCCTCAACCCCACAAGCCACGAGCCCAAGATATCCATTCTTGCGgtcattattactataaCAAAACGTACTCCCCACAGGAACTTCCGCGCGCTTGTAGTTCTGGAAGGGGCCCATGGGTTCGGATTGGCACTGAAGGGGCGAGTGCGAGTCAGCAGGTGAGAGCGTACAAAGTCAGAAAGAagaggaagaagaagaagaagaagaggAAGAGGAAGAGTGTACAAAGGGTGTTGAACAGGATGAATAGGCGACTTACGCAATGAAGCGTTCCATCCGCGTTGTGGATGCGGTTGCAGCAGCCGTTGCAGCCGAGGGCGGGGTATTCCGTGGGTTCGCAGTACAAGTGAGCGGGGAGGGAGGCGAGAGCGTGAGGGAGCGGGTGCAGAGAGAGGAGGGCGAGAGAGCGGATGAGAAGGGTGGCGTGCATTGTGGAGAGGGCTGTGGTGCGTATGGGTCGAATTTGCCGGTGTGAGTGCTGCGGCTGGCTTTCGTCTATGTCGAAGGGTGGAGGATGTTCGTACACCGACTGGCAGGTCacagtcctgggcatagtTTTTACAATCCCTGTATTTACGCTAACCCCTTCCGGCTATCCATATCCATCTCAGAAGGTGTTGCTACCTTCAATCTCATTATCCACACACTTACACACGCGCTATCTATCGCTACTATGCCGAAGGGACGCGTCTTTACCGAATTCGAGAAGGGCGAGATATGGTCTCTTCACAAAGACGCCTACTGGCCGCTACAGCAGATTATAGACGCCCTTCATACTAACAAAGGCTCTGTCTCTTTAGTAATCTCACGGCTTAAAAGAGTACTACCTTCTATACCGAGGAAGAGAGGCCCACTACCTATAATCAACACCTCTAAGCGTTAGCGACTTGTCTATCGAGCTACTGCTGATACTAACAGCCGCCACCTACGATACGAACAGATTGCCGCGATAGAGGGCATCTTTAGCGACGTCCGGATAGTAAGAGCTACGTTTGAGAAGGAGGGCTTCTTACGATATGTCGTAACACGCAAGCCGTTATTGACTAAGAAATATAAGGAGGCACGGCTTTAATAGGCAAGGGCTTATATTAAATAGATAGTAGAACAGTAGGCTTAGGTCCTTTAGATAGATAAAGCTTTATTAAGGTATAGAATATTCGGACAGGTCTATATAACACGTAGGGCAGATAAGGCTTATTACGAACACTGTCTTATAGTACGCCTCCGTAAGTTCTTAGCCTATATAATATAGGGCTATATCTCTATAGATAGACCTatagaagtctatatattCGAGAAGGGCTCTATCGACGGTAAGGTATATCGTAGCTAGATTGTccctcttatctatacggtAATTAAGAAGTAGCGAGTGTTAATAGGCTCGTAGGACTATATTGTTATataaaaagcaggccactacccctaggactaagggagttctacctcattcaatctggacagcttaaagctctcttcaccctgtttctttagctctaaacgccgcggaggtgcctagctacattaggcaactcctaggtaatagtagcctaggctacggcactaacggcgcctacggccctataggcgaagcccccctaagacaactagtagcaacttatagaggacgtaaaaagtatagaaactaacgatcagctcccttaccggtctctataggtaatgatcacttagctacgtacggcgcttgtactgtcgtattaccgagggcaacaagaaataaggacgacgtcctaggcgattagcaaggctacccggaattaacactcctatagctaggcatcggtcgcggtatcgatactaggcccccgcctaacgtacgatgtagttacgatccgtattatagtaaaggaagactaggccgaagttacgaagctatcgaataaggagctcgcctaacgaattaactaactaagggtggtcgtagtgaaccaacagtctaacggcactctatagatctatactagctctactactgctaggaggcacctagaggcatagctacagtaggcatctaaggttacggtattagcgaaggtcttaacgaaacaattcacgatcctagtctacgacagacctaaggagtttgacctaactaactagggtcacctacgcgctctctaagaggacaacccggtcactcttaactctctaatctagaaggcgacttggctctataggaaatggctagaaggcaagaaggcctcggcgctaatagtatagctataagacgcgaaagcggcggatctagcgatagaataaggcctagtctagcaatatagccttaagatagtagaaaagcactccttatcctttcgtatcctctaatgctttaaatactaacagtatagacaccaaacctatacgtgtataaacaagtaggcctgctcgaactatataggagactatatgtctagggactatacatcgactacgagacggtacgcgaactgtccggggcactacctatcgtatagtacggaatgcctatagcggaaactagcgaaaaacaaggcaatcacaaacagaaccgtcgccctaagattctacggcgaccgtaaggctagcctataccggaactaactagtagcggtcgggtataagcgccctagggccgagaacgatataaaggatacgtaacctagggcgtacgggaggccacgtgctctactagctacggcgagggaatctaactaggcccggctcccctttagtatatagccgataggcgtagactaggacgtatagagtagtaggacataggacgatatagaggaaatgattgtcgatgccgataactagcctcgacacgcttagcatcatctagtataacgtcaactatagcaaggatatagtctaaaaccatttcctatacgaggcggacccgcgcgtctactacgtccttgcaatctaggagctatagattaacccgtactataagagactaacgacctacaagttactaggctatacgacatgcctacgaggcggcggtagaccccgtacgtgcttctatattagtaaggacatactagaatccaactaggaggtagtgtactacgtagacgaagaaggcgggggcgatattacctccctctacgtaggtagcacctagatacacaacctatatatataaccgctagcctcgaggtctagccgcgacctaggggtctgtagacacctagacagtgcgctcaagagacaagggtactatatcgtagtaggagactttaatatatactacccttcctagaaaagccttatatagccgtaccctatagccgacgaagtactcgacttgatagcgagtaacgtaattgcccttcataccccgaaggacctaggcacctagaagagagggggactctaaggcacgatcgacctctcctagatcttagatagctactactatacggtaacctactataggatcgaatataaactcgaggcgtcgttagaccatatgctagttaggacctctattacgacacAGATATAACGTACACTAGCGAGtacccctaagctaaactagggaaaggcctactaggctaacatctaggcgtacctcgataactctaagaggctagtctagattgcgtagtagcaatacaacagtaaagacgagatagacgaagtagtctaggggttaatagacgaaataagaaaagcgacctcacttcacgttccgcttgcctaactaacgacatagtctaaactatactagacgccggagtacactacggtagtaagagaagtaaggagagcccgccgggtgtagacgagcagctatagcgaggaggcctagaacgtatatagggaggtatactaatagaagaaagctataatacgaagggagaaagtagtcggctagagggctatagtagaagaaatcgcctATAAGCTATAGAGaatgtagaagctagcgaaatgggcccgataggaccctatatagggcccctccttctctatcctagcgctataatcgcctagtagcccggttagcgaccccgaggccaaggcgcgtctactagctagcaagttcttcccgcccctagtcgaggctaatctaagcgacataaacagctctactcccctagcccctagcatcgcggtctaataggaggtgtccgagggagaagttgccgctatactaaggaagttgccggcgaagaaagccccggggccggataggatcctaaacgagctactaaagaagtgtagagatcaactagccctagcagttatagcgatctttaacgcctacctatagaccggataccacccgatagcttttaaacaatcgacgacagtggtcctacgtaagccgtagaaggaagactatacgtaggtgaagtcgtaccgcccaattgcgctccttaacactcttaggaaggcgcttaagaagctagttataacgagactctccgaggcggtagaggaacactccctactcccggacacctagataggtacgcgcctatagcgatcgacgctatccgcgatagaacttatcacctcttaggtaaaggccatctagtataagaatagggacaaggtggcttccttacttagcctagacatatcgggagccttcgactacgtgttatacccgcggctactctatatcctaaggtcgaaaggactccctaagtagcttattaacttcgtacggtcctacctctaaaaccgtagtacgtcgatcctagtcggctagtatagaagcctattttaagtagtctatactagaatcccgtaaggcttaacgctagtacctattctgttcctcttctttatagcgacgctgctcctagccctagaatcctagaacaccgctacgagcggcttcgtagacgacataaatatcctagcgtagtcttcctcgactaaggagaactataggctactagaagagaagtacaagatctacgaggactaggctaggaggcacggggctcggtttaccctagaaaattacaatctaatacactttacgcgccggctacggttctataatatataagcttctatctagaaataggggtatacgactaacccggcaaattagcttaggatcctcggactataggtggacccggcgctacggtagaggaagtacgtataggtaatattacggaaagctaaatagaatatagtattatactagaggcttactacgtctatatagggggcggacttttggtagttacgacttctatatacggctattatacggctagtccttacctatagtagctaagtatagtccttaggcgagagggcctacctattaaagggactcgtcgcgccgttagcggagatctaaaactaatgcctaaggaaggttactaaggtatataagtcgacactaataaggatacttaagtacgagaccgctataccgctgatcgacctatatatctagggactacggacctcctacctaggcaagtcggtatagtacctagtatagaaggttattgctagtatagtcgtaagggcccgcaaattagtactagcgtataggggcattcgacccggaaacgagccgaactaccgggtaagggacgaatagctagcaatataataggaaggtaagaaatcgtttatagagtaactgtggaaagagaggtggaacaactaggttatagggcatagtagacgcccttagctagcgggacaacctaaggaatagttagctataaaatccgcggttaagcaccccccgaagcttatctactaccgccttacgagggcatagagtagtatagtaacctaactacgaagcgaatacatcggcctctaggggtacctattatagaggaaggttctaggatacacgaatactagctgcccctacggctatcgctcctagaacgtacggtacgcactcctcgtctgtccgaggtagtcgctaggaaggggggagtagatagtaaaggcgaggaaccggacgattagggcacttcttaacaacgctaaggacctacggcgcattacgaactagatactagagaagggctggctagaacagtaccgcctagtaggagtagtataggaagagaggacacgacgtagcgcgacgagaccggctaggagcgggggctaacggggtagtgacatagactacgtatgttagagggaaagctaaactagacaaggagtagtcggcggcgggaagggtttttacctattcgggtttccctttatacataacaatagatatatacctatataggccggatagggtcctagaataggggaataacaaatctatctatctattaacaaagtcgatagctaaagagagaagTAGGTTCTAAGGTCGAGGCCTATACTTAAGGGCCGAGGTATTACGGGTCGGCTTCGGGCCGAGCGTTACGTGATCTAATGTTACGTACTCCTTTACTGATCCTTTACTTACGGAGCGGCCGTAATACTACTCTAAGCTAAAAAAAATAGAGCCTAAGACGTCTTAATCGAGGTAGACGTACTTAGGATTATTAGACGCCTCTATACCCCTACCTAGAGAATCCTACTAGGATAGGACGACCctagctactaagggtaAGGCTTAGTAGACACAAGTAGAAGAGGATAGAGCATTGTCTTTATCTAAAGAACCCGAGTCGGAGACTAAAGAGGAGGTCGACTATATAATAGAGAGGCTAATAGCGATAGGCGGAGGGCTCTTTACTATCGATACCCGCCTAGGACCTAATTAGGTTCGGGCTAAGGTTACCCTAGACTACGTAGCCTCTAAAGTATACCTCTTAGCCCGAAAATCGAAGTAACTCCCTCGATCGCTTTTTAGGGACTTACCGCTAGTAAGGATCGTCCTCCTAAACGGTAAGGAGATTATTTCTACTTAGggtgtccttctactatattagattaGTACCTAGTAGGACATAGTCCCCGCTAGAGTTATCGATATAGAAGGATTTGACCTTATCCTAGGCCTTAAGTAGTTCTAGGAAGTCAACCCTAACGTAAACTAGTAgtctagctctactagactacGGGACCGGCGTGGCCGGTACTATACGATTAGGTCGTACTCTAAGGTATTCGACCTAAAGGACGACGAAGGCGAGCTAGAAATGTTCAACTCTATATATTTAGTAGACTTCGCTATACGACACGAAGGACCCTAGCTCTTCTACTCGCTTAGGCGACTCCCTAACGATATCCTAATTAATATCGACTTCGAGGAATATAGCTTAGATAAGGTATACTAACgccttatagctatagtaggggacCTAGACAACGAGTCTTAGCTACCGTAGGTAGGTAACTAGGTCTTCTAGACGTTAGTTAATCTCTTACTAGAGATCTAGAGAGCTTAGCTCCCGGCTAGACTCCTACGGAAGAGAGCTTTCGACTATACTATCCCTACTAGTAACGCTCGACCTATTAACTAGCCCGTATACCGTCTAAACCCTAGTTAGCTTCGAGAACAGGCTCGCTAGATCTAGATACTCCTTAATCGCGGACTAATTAAGGTCTCGTCCTTACCCTAGGGATCCCTAGTCCTCTTTATCCCTAAGCTAGACGGCtagtagcgtatatatatcgactatcgCGCCCTAAACGCCGTAACTACTAAAAACGGCTTCCCCCTCCTACGTATCTAGGAGTACCTAGACACGGTCGCGAAGGCTAAATACTTTAGTAAACTAGACCTAGTCTTAGggtactagtagctactgATCGACTTAGCCGACACGTATAAGACTACGTTTAATACTAGAGATAGGAAGTACGAGTTCCTCGTTATACCTTTTAGGCTAATAAACGCCCTAGCCTCGTTTTAGTCTATAATAAACGAGATCCTAAGAgtgtaagggcgcgcgtactatagggtccgaatgagatagttgttgttctatgaagctacgaaagaggagcgcgaggcgcggcgaagttataaagtaaagccaagccgcgctaacccgatgcagaaggtccgcggttcagccgggccgacgcagctacagtgaggggtcgcgggctgcccgtgacagtaccccccctcccaaAACACGCCTCAGTCCTCTGAGCGTTATTCACCTTGTGAGGCCACTTGCCTGTCGAGCTccataatcgcgcgaacgccgaatcatcctctagtgccctgtcgtcatccgataacatcgcattcgctctatcaagactatcctcgaccggcttccttcgagaaacatgttgcctagttagctggCTTGCCCCAGAtctaagtctgtcttcggctcgCACTCGCGTATGATCCTTATGACCAAAGTTGGGTATCATTGCAGGCTCTGTAGGCTccactcgagtatcgaatatgtgcggagcagattctattagaggcaaggctcgaggcgactcattcgtgacggtgtctttcggaatgaccctGATCGAGTTGAGCCCGAGTATCTCAGTGGCTGGTAGGGACCAGTCAGATGGAGCTGCGAAGCCTacaggcgtagacaactccggccggttatggTGAAAGTCTGCAACAGCGGCGGCTGCGTGTTCAAGCATGTCCTCTGCAGGTTGCCAGGTCTCACCATCCTCTTCGTTCTGATATCCAGCCCATTTCACCTTGTACCATGTATCTACTTTGCGCTTGtgccccttcttcaccttgcctgcccgcttacgggtgtacatgtcaaggatcttttccaCCTCGTACATGTGCGTAGGTGCTGCCACTACATCGGCTGCTGCATCAGCCTCGGTGGTGtcaggttcgatagttatcggtggTGGCGGCGCCAGATGCTGCCCTTCAAGTGGTgggaaatcggggtggtcggctcgttgtAGTAGTGAGGTGTGGAAGCAGTTAtcaagtcctactagagcgtctgatagtttcagtcgataagagagtctggCCGGCATAACTTCCGTGATCTGGTAAGGGCCGGCATATCTCCTGTCCAGCTTCTTAGATGGTCGAGTCGTGCGGATGTTCTTGGTGCTAAGATACACCCAATCACCCACCTTGTAGTCTGgaggaatgcttcggtgGCGGTTTGCTGCCTCTGCTTGGAGAGCTTGTGACATTCGCATATTCTCTTGAAGGTGTTTGTGAAGCTCGCAAATTCGACGCACAAAGGTTTCTGCTGATCGCGCGTCCAGTCGCTGGAGAGTGgtcagtcctccctcctttccagcgttcaggtcaactcgctctatgaACTCAGGGTTGTATCCTAAGGtggcgtagaacggcgacacaCCAGTAGTCTCAGACAGGTGATTGTTGATCGCGAACTGAGCAAGGCACAGCCATTCTGCCCAGTCATCCTGTGCCTCGTTGGTGAACATGCGGAGATACTGTTCCATCGCCTGGTTAGTGCGTTCTGACTGTCCATCAGTTTCTGGGTGATACGAAGAACTCAGCTTGCGATTTGTGCGGAGCATCTTGCAGAGTTTCTTCCAGAAGGTAGCA includes these proteins:
- a CDS encoding Postreplication repair E3 ubiquitin-protein ligase rad18, giving the protein MDDAYHVADSTDWLNTPLKELSSLENALHCQICKEFYDTPMITSCNHTFCSRCIRTSLSADGKCPACRAADQANKLRNNWAVQEVVSTFLAARPTALAVARKAQEEAEDAPKRPGKRKRGTAADLDDGDHAASSRRTTRSKSRRTAASQDSQPETIEIEDSNDEGEDIPPEPEVNDGLVECPLACGKRMKEEQVFGHLDKCEDEKKQAARSKSRTPLTGFAISRPLSSQSTRPQDRINELNYSMMKETALTKKMKEQALPAWGSKQLMITRHKEWVNIWNANCDSNHPRSRRELLHDLDVWERTQGGKAPNASGLSNTIMRKDFDGYAYSRRHQDEFSRLIADAKRKKNNPATEPEKVKEVAMLDGTDESPPTRNGDTHSSPYFQAPAGQVSNGKTVPSLRTEESGDPTPYATHPEALDSIRAKVDALNQGKEIIPIMNEGFKPPPPTTSTSTTPSHRRTSSTPQQLDPASVMNRMTTAGTPSESPGPAIANLSRHSSRDEHYTHQHTGSPCELPSHLHNDSSDPNPPRKVPMFTVPQHGFDDMDGAAEGH
- a CDS encoding Ecp16, whose product is MHATLLIRSLALLSLHPLPHALASLPAHLYCEPTEYPALGCNGCCNRIHNADGTLHCCQSEPMGPFQNYKRAEVPVGSTFCYSNNDRKNGYLGLVACGVEE